The following proteins are co-located in the Triplophysa dalaica isolate WHDGS20190420 chromosome 2, ASM1584641v1, whole genome shotgun sequence genome:
- the stn1 gene encoding CST complex subunit STN1 — MADVDELPSLLWGLDTVFSAYCKLYIIDILEMGESRQVPGVYFYKTHPVSQVDVLGTVVCKREREDFYCYGVDDSTGVINCLCWKDEKWRDLGEPATCRNSSVASGGFNIEGELRRLKETQRKSSVLEIGDLLRVRGAVKTSRGQREIKASCFYKVDDPLMAVQISRMLEMPQLYRKWYDKPFQVPGDELCANKATGSTNFQILVSRSVLTLQEFLSEKGVARFRPYDVEFLLHPLVQNAVADQESDQPGPSFPSQIRNVLKETLGHLQEEGKIFRKVRTQDEVYNVTEQDKDLHTGIKNIIREDTKREKYAEKGCHILHLLSSIRQHYSQNISREALQVALTFLECNSDIISTTEAHYTIL; from the exons ATGGCGGATGTTGATGAGCTCCCATCTTTGCTGTGGGGTCTGGACACTGTCTTCTCAGCATACTGCAAACTTTACATCATAGACATCCTAGAAATGGGGGAGTCCAGACAAGTGCCTG GTGTTTACTTCTATAAGACTCATCCAGTATCCCAGGTGGATGTACTTGGGACAGTCGTTTgcaagagggagagagaagatTTCTATTGCTATGGAG TGGACGACAGCACTGGTGTTATAAACTGCCTTTGTTGGAAAGATGAGAAATGGAGAGATCTGGGGGAACCAGCAACAT GCAGAAATTCTAGTGTAGCCTCTGGAGGATTTAATATCGAAGGTGAACTCAGGCGGCTGAAGGAGACTCAACGGAAGAGCTCTGTGCTCGAGATTGGAGACCTGCTCAGGGTTCGAGGAGCTGTCAAAACCTCTCGGGGTCAGAGGGAGATTAAAGCCTCCTGCTTTT ATAAAGTGGATGACCCTTTGATGGCCGTGCAGATTTCACGTATGCTGGAAATGCCTCAGCTGTACAGGAAGTGGTATGATAAGCCGTTCCAGGTACCTGGTGATGAGCTGTGTGCCAACAA GGCAACCGGTTCTACAAATTTCCAGATTTTGGTGTCTCGATCAGTTCTCACCCTTCAGGAGTTCCTCTCTGAGAAAGGGGTGGCCAGATTTCGACCTTATGATGTTGAGTTCCTTTTACATCCACTGGTCCAGAACGCTGTGGCAGACCAG GAGTCAGATCAGCCTGGGCCGTCATTTCCCTCGCAAATCCGAAACGTGTTAAAAGAGACCCTAGGCCACCTCCAGGAAGAGGGAAAAATATTCCGCAAAGTTCGAACCCAGGATGAAGTCTACAAT GTAACTGAACAAGACAAAGATCTCCACACAGGGATCAAGAACATAATAAGAGAAGATACTAAAAgggaaaaat ATGCTGAGAAAGGATGTCATATCCTGCACTTATTATCCAGCATAAGACAGCACTACAGCCAAAACATAAGTCGCGAGGCCCTGCAGGTGGCACTGACGTTCTTGGAGTGCAACAGCGACATTATCAGCACAACTGAAGCACACTACACcattctttag